DNA from Triticum aestivum cultivar Chinese Spring chromosome 7D, IWGSC CS RefSeq v2.1, whole genome shotgun sequence:
AACAAGGGGTTGACATGCCCGTGAAGTTCTATTAGGTATGCTTCTCTCTCTCCCCAAATTTTTGGTTCCTGAAGCACAAACCCTGTCAGTTTGTCCATATGTAGATTTTTTTCCTTCTTGTTGGTGCACTATTCTCGGGTTTTTTGTGTGTTTCTTTCTTGCGGCCAGCTTGACCATTTACTCTGGAAGGAGTTACTCAACTAAAAAAGAGCGAACAAGTTGAGATTCTTTTGTCTTGTCTATATCGTTCCTACAATGTTGTTTGGGTTGATTTTCTTGCTTTTTTGTAGTTTGTGGAGAGAGTTAAGTAGTAGGGTAGCCTTTCTATGGTGGCGATCGCATGCTGTGCGACCGAGTGTAGTTAATTTGATGGTTCATGTTACAAGAAAAATCATTCCTCTGTTTGTAGGTTTTAGGTTCCTTTTGTTGTGAGGTGCTCCATGGCCCTTTGCTTGGTTGCTCTGTGGTGAGGCAACAGAGATAATTAGCAGTCTTGTATACTAACCAAGAGAACACCCATTTCATGATTTTGGGTATTGGGTTCTCTTTGCTAAACCAGCTGTAGCTAGATGAGAGAAGTAGTAAGTAATATCCCCTTTCCTGTAGTGTGGCACTGAATCAATAGTCATTTTTGCACAATCATGTGTCATGTTCCTTTATGAATCATATAATATCAAGAGACAACTTATGGAACTGTTCAGATTTTTATGGCAGCCCTAACTTCGCTAGGTAATAACTTTATTTGGTCTTTATCCAACTGGTTTTTATCATATCAAATTACTGCAGAGCGTACTGATTTTTTTTCACCTAGCAACGGTGCCTTTCAGTTCAACTAGCAGTTTAAACCTCCGAAGGTTTAAGGTGAACAATGAGATATTTTTGGGTTTGTTTGAACTGTTGTGTCTGTCCACTTGAGTGCCTCCATATGTGGTTCTCCTATTGCATtagttatatttttatttttgattATCTTGCCCAAAACTAAAGTTTCACTACATGAAAAATGACTACTTTATTTTATACCATGTTATCCTCTTTCTCTTCCCCACAGGACAGCGTCTCCCCGCGTTCTCGATCCGGCGCCGCCACATATCGTGATTCTGGATCGGGCGCAGGTCGTCGCCATAAGAGAGCCTGGCTGGTGTGGTCTTCGTGCTTGGCGTGGAGAAGCACGGGAGGATGAGTAGGACGAGCATGAGGAAGGAGCAGCCAGGCCGGAGCTCCGGCGTTGCTCGCGTCATGGTCGAATGGAGCTGGCCATCACTATGGGCTGCTGCTCGCCGGTCGTCGTTCCCCAATCTCAGTTGCTCATCTTTGGCTTCACCATCTTCCTCCCCTGATCATGCATCTATTTTAGATCATATAATTATGCTATATCATATATGTTGTTTAGTTTAGACTTGTGCATGTGCATGCATTGGCATTGATTTAGACAGAGATATTGCATGATTTGTACATAGAAGGAGTACGGATGATCTAGGAATAAATGTTTGAATAAAGTTAGTAGTGAGATTTAGGTAGAGGTTACCTGCACTGTTCTGTTTTATGTAGATTCTAAGCTGCAAAATCATACATAGTCCTGTTAGTAATTTGTTTGAGTTGTGAGTTTACGCATTTTTCCTTGGAATGTTTGTATGTGTGATCACTTGCTTTTAGGTTCCCAGTGGTATATCATGAGAAGTTTTTTACTTTGCACCGGGTGATCAACTACATATTTAGACAAATACACTATTCAGGACCAGGAACATTACGATTTCTAATGTTGTTTTCCTCTTTCAAGATTGCAGTTTTCATAAGCCTTAGATAGCTAAGGTACATAGTTTTCATTTAACAATTTTTTTTACTGTTCTCTCATCTCCTATATGGTGTCTAAGAAATACTAATGTagacaattcaaaattttaaaatacCTTCTGGCCAATTATGTGGGGAAGGTGCAGTAAGCCGGCCCTCGCGTTGCAGTAGAGTGGAGCCGGCAATTTTATGATCGGTCTCTAAATATTTCAACTTGCACAGTTTGAATTAGCTTCACATGGTATATAGTTTTTACATAGGTATTCCTTAATTTTTCACATAAAAGGTTTAGAATTATTTCCCTCGGTGCTAAAACTCGAAGTTACTAACAAATGCAAACGTTTCTGTTACAAAAGGTTTAGAATCATTACCCTTGATGCTTGAATTTGGACCTTGCACCTTACTTGGGTAACATAGAGCCAAATGGCACATTGTTCAAATACACATTCAAAACACTTTGGGTTTGACACGTTATCTATCCTTGATCAAACATAAAATTACTAAAAAAGGCCAATATTTCTCAACACGAACATGGTTTCAaatgggtctctgcgccatttggcgcaccgGGTCATCTAGTAATCATCTAAAGACTAAAAGATAGTAGAGCATGTGatgtttgctgaatcaaagctctgacgtaGTATTCTGCCCCTTTTATTCCATGCGCCGATCAGAAACAAGACCAAGGACTGCTCGGTAGAACGAGTGACAACTGTCGTATACCAATAATCATCTAAAGAGTAAAAAATAGTTGAACATGTGAgctttgctaaatcaaagctctgacatagtaTACCGCCTCTTTCTTTCCATGCGCCAACCAGAACCAAAATCAAGGACCGTCGGGTAAGACAAGCAACAACTCTATATGATAGGCAAGGAATTAATCCCCGTGCGGGTTCGCAACATAGTTGTATAGCATGCTTGGGGAGGTCGTGTGGATGGATAAGGGAACAAAGGAGTCGAGAGGCGTTCGCGATGACGACTTCCATTTTACCGAAAGATCTCGTTCACCAACGTGATTGTGTTCTCTGCTTTAGCATGCATGCTCAAAATCTAGCGGTGAAGAGGACGTTCAACCCAGATCTTTAAAATCTGAGCGTTCGGCAAtatgttttcaatttttttagGCAGATATAAACTCGCAAATTGGTACTCCCTATGGTCCTTTTTACTCCACGTTATAGATTTGTgacaagtcaaactttgcaaagtttgagtaaatttatattaaaaaataccaatatctacaatatcaaatatatataCTATATAAAACTATATTTCATAAAGAATctaacaatattaattaaacattGTGAAtgttaatttttttatataatatAAGCTTGATTAAAGTACAGATGATTTAATTTCGGACAAAATTTATATGTGTGCAAACTAAAAAAGACCGGAGGGAGTACGATGTCTTCCGCCAAGGAAAAAATAGGGGCAGCCGTGTTGGCGCAGGTATCCAGGGCCCGCACGTGGGACACAACTTCCTAGCCAGGCCGAATCGTAGTTAATATAAGTAAAGGGGAGGCTCCAACTGCGCCCCCGTTCCTTCCGCAAACTCGAACTCTCAACCGGGACAGCAGAGAAGACGAGACGAGGGAAGATAACTCGGCGACCGCGCGCAGGGGAGAAGTAGGTAcccgagagagaaagagagggaggcgCGACGAGAAGGCGAGAGGACGGGCCACCATGAGGCGCTCCTCCAagaagtcgtcgtcgtcgtccgccgCGGCCGGTAATGCTCCTCCCCTCAACCcctaccccacccccacccccctggTTGTCTTCCTTGTTTCGTGATTAGGCTGCGTGCGAGGCCTTGCTGGTGGCCTCGGCAGGTCCCCGGTCCGTTCGTTGTCTTGCGAGATTCCGTGTGGTGCCTTGTCTCGGGAAGATCCAATCTTGAGTTGTCCGGTGCGGGAGCGTACGAGGTACGACTCGTTGATTGCCGGTATGTGGGGTTCGGATCGCTTGTTATGGGATGGGAAGGGTCGGGGTAGATTCAGGGTTTGGGAATCTGTCATGGTGGTAAAGAGAAGGAGCTGAATCCTCGGTTTGGATCGCCTGGTGCAGAATTGGGTGTGGATTCGCTAGCAGATTTACATTCGTaatgtaagcagatggcaattcATAGGTTTATTAATTGTGTGCCTACCCATGCCGAAACGCTTTGTAAGTAAAATCTAAAGAGCAGCTACCTGTTAACACCGTGTTCCGGGTTTCTGGTTCAGCTCTGCAATCTCCGTGGCGATTTGTTGTCTTTGCATCAATTTTACACCACTAATAACATAAATTCGCCATGTACCTTGTGCGGTAAATCTTTACCTTTTTTCTGTGACTACAGAAATCAGGTTAGTAGTGTGCAGCCTAAAATTATGGTGCCTGTTAAACAGTTTCATCACTGAATCTCATTGACTTTACTATCTGGTAGTAACTCTGCTTTTTGTGCTTTGTAGTActttattttaattaaaataattgtTTTAAAGTTTATTAGGTTTGTATGACATATCAATGTTTTACATGCAATTACGATACGCACTGAAAAAATCCTGTACCAAtaactatgatatcaaacaaaatGAAAAGAGATGGGCACAGCAGCAGTGGTTTGTTCTAATTGCAACTGAATTAGAAGGCACTAGAGAATTATGATCTGTTATACCAATATGACACATAAATAATTAAATGTGAATGGATGCACTAGAATACAGTACCTTCAATCACTTTTAAGCTATATAATCAGCAAAATTAGTTACACCCATTCATTTTGTAATTGTttctatgatatactccctctgttcctaaatataagtctttttacagatttcaataaaactacatatggatgtatatagacatatgtcaagagtgtagattcactcattttgctccgtatgtactccCTTATTGGAATGATTAATCACTACATGCTGTCTTGCTCCATATCTCAAGCGATTACTTTAACTTACTCATTTGGTGGTTAGTTTGCTGCTCCCATTGGGTTTTAGTGCCATTTTGTAATTTGTAATGCTGAATTTTACCCCAGTAAATGTAAAAGACAGATTAAGAAGCTTATCTTGAAATTGCGTGTGTATACATAGAAGTTTCATAAGCAACTCTAGAATAGCTGCCCATTGGCTCAAACTTTGTCCTAATAGGCTTTCTTTTTTAGGTTATTAAAATGTTTGTGTCTTGAACTCTTGATTCTTACCTTCTCTTTAAATTCGTTGTCGCATTACTTCTTTTCCAAATGGGTTGGTGTAGGAGCTATCATATTCTCTTTTGAGGGTATGTATATCTGAATGAGTACTAAGCAAACGATTATATTTAGGTGAGGAACAAGTAaatgaaaaacaaaacagaaaaagaaaaggagtcAGTACAAACCTGACCAGCAGGAAAGCACAACGTGGTGAGATGCATTGATTCCTTTTCTTTCTGAATTACTTGTTGAACCCTATACACTTATCCATCTGGGTGTAAGAATGTGCATGTGCGTGTTATTCAGTCATTTGGTTTATGTCAAGCTATGTGTTGGTCTTCTCCTTACTTCTGCTTCTTCCACATGCACAAGTTTTGTTTGCACATTAGAAATACCAAATGCATACTTTTTGCTTGCAAGCTAAATTCTATCATATGGTATGTGGTATGCAAAATCAAGATACTGTATATTGATAGGGAACCACATGTTCCTTAGATCTATTTGTAATAACATTTTCATTATTATCTCCAGTTCCCACTAAAGCGGTTTCAAAGGAAATAGAGCGGATTGACCAACTTTTCTATACATATGCTGATGGCTCATCCAGCATGATTGAGTAAGTTTTTTCTCAGTTTTTCTCAAACACTTGCCTGTCATTATTTTTGCTGTATACTCATGGTAGTCATCCTTCCATTTAGAAATTCTATGTATACCTTCCAATTAGGGAATTATCGCACATGGTAAAAATACGAGCTGTTTTATATGAATCATTGTAAATTGTGATGTAATAGTTGTCTATGTATACCGTCCATTCACGTAAATGTGTATTGGTAGTTGATACATACCATTTTGATGCAGCTAGATGTTAATGATTTTTTAATGCTATAATTTCATCTTTGGTAGCGACATTAGGGTTTTATTGTGTTACCCCTCCCCCCCTCCCACGACCACCACCATATTGCCCCATTGTTTGCTCCAATGCTGTTGCTCGACATTATTCGAATGATTTTTTTAACCTGCCTGAACAGCCCAGAAGGCATCGAAACACTCTGCTCTCATCTTGAAGTTCCACATACAGATGTTCGGATTCTGATGTTAGCATGGTATGTCACTGTTCTCTAAAATTCTTTAGTGGTGATATCATTTACTGAAATATCTAATGGACATCTATCTTGTATCAGGAAAATGGGCTGTGAAAAGCAAGGTTATTTTACTCTGGTATGCATTATATTTTTTAAACTGTTCAAAATGTTTATTGGTATGATATATCGCACTGCTTTCTGAGTTTTGACTGGTAGTACTCTGTTGATAGGATGAATGGAGAACTGGGATGAAAGCTCTGCGAGCTGATAGCATCAGTAAACTGAAGAAAGCCTTTCCTGAACTGGTCCAAGAAGTTAGTGTTCTATTCCACAAATATTTAGTAACTAGTATATTAAATATATTTGAAAGGTTTATACTTTTCTGAGGGTGGAAATTACCTATGATGGGCCCTACTAGTTATGTTAAACAGAATTTGAGTACGGAAGGCTTGTCATGGGAATGGAACAATGAGCTACCATTAAACGATGATACTTTTAATTGTATTGTAACCGGCTTGCTCATAACGTGTTCTTTACAAACCAGGTTACGAGGTCCTCTAATTTCCAGGATTTCTATCCATATGCATTCCGTTATTGCCTAACAGGTAGTCACACTTGCTATTCTTATGACACAGTTTTTCTTTGATAAATACTTATGACTtggttgtgcacttgtgcttgcTCAGAGGACAAGAAGAAGTGTATAGAAATACCTGTTGCTTGTGAGTTATTGAATCTAGTGTTGAGCTTGCAGTTCCGCCCGCAGGTTGAAAAACTTATTAATTACCTCAAGGTAACGGTTGATTCGATATTTTAGTTTATTGGTCCCATTCATCTAAGGGACTCGTATTTTGGTTGATGTGCTTATTTGTATGAGTTTGGGTTTCAGCATCAAAATGAGTACAAGGTTATAAACATGGATCAATGGATGGGATTTCTTCGGTTCTGCAATGAGGTCATGATTTAAACGTCACCCCCATGTCCCAGCATCTTTTTTACCCTTTTGCTTCCTTTTTGTGTACAGTACTTAATAACATTTCCTTCTCACACTACTAACGCCGAATCACATTTCATTCAGATAAACTTCCCATCACTTGACAATTACGATGCAGACCAAGCTTGGCCTTTAATTTTAGACAATTTTGTTGAATGGTTAAGAGCAAGTGAAAATTAGCTCTGTTGTACTGAGTGGTGGTGAAGATGCAATCCAAATGTAATACTCAGAAATGTAAGTGAACTACCTTATCTTGTTACCCTATGACTTGAGATATATGGGATGTGGTATCTCTCCTAAAAAGAAATAGGAACTTCATGCAAGCATTTCTAATCAAGAAGAAGATATGGATCATTTTCCTTTAATCACGCAGTTGCATTCATGCAATTTTGTTGCTGTCCTGTTTTTTCAGCACCTTGGAGAATTTTGGAGGATGCAGATCAAGCTCGTTTGTGACTGCTCTGTTCAGAGTCTGGTTTTAGAAATTATCAATCGCCTTGTAGTTGCCTTTTGCTTTCTTTATACTTGATGTAAACACTTTGCAGGGTCACCATCTAGAATTTTACATCGTCATTCTCTATATTTGTATTATTCAATGGCTTCGTAGGTGTGTAGTTTTGAGAGCATGCAAATTTTCTAGAAGTCTTAAATGAACATGTTGGCATATGTTGTTCCTCTCTTGCCCTGATGGTCCATCCCATATCCCGAGAACAGATTATTTTACTGTTCCTTCTTTTGGCCTGACGTGCATGTGGGCATAATCTACCTCGAGGCATATATAGTTTTAAAAACTGGGCTAAACTGTCGGTACGACCAGAAAAACAGGAAACTGGCGCCTTGCCAAGTTAATTTTAATATGTACAGGTCTCTTAGTAAAAAAccaaaaatatgttttaaaaaaggTGCATCAACAAGGAATCAAACACCTAGCCTTGAGGCAACCTTGAGGCAAGGCATGGTAAAGGCCCAATAACAAACTAGGCTAACATTTCGTGATTTATTAATGGTTTACATACAATATTATATGCCCCTAAAAAAACATACAATATTATATGTGTCGATTTTTTTAATAATCAccttaaatatttgttttttggTCGCAAATAACCGATGAATCAACGGTCTGACGAGTAAAAACCTGAAACGACAGCCCCACCAGTTCGGTTTTTGAAACTATGCCTTGAGGTTAGAACACAAAGTACAGCAGTTCAAAAAAGAAAGAACACAAAGTACAAGGACATCTCACGCAGGTTCCCCAAATGTTATATTTAAGGGGAAATTTTCGGTTTTGAGGGATCAAGGCCTACATAGCATATCCTCAAACTGTATAATCCTCAAAAATATAATTTTTCATCCTTTAAACCGTAGCAATTCCACCTGGTTGTACTTAGAGCGTGTACATTAGCTCCTAGTGGTGTATTCCCTCCGTTCTTCTATATAAGATGtattgttttttgataaaattccacaatATAAAATGCATTTCTTCTAAATTCTTGTAGTTCCTTTTTTATCCCTGCATAAAGAGGAAATTATCTCTTCTCATTTGATTGACTGTATCTCTCGTTGTATCAAAAGAAAGAAACTATCTCTCTCTCAATTGTATGCATATCTTACTTTCTTGGACTCATTGATTTACTTACCACTAACCAACAAATTTTTTAAGGGTAATTTTGTCCTAACACCTCTATAATTATGTGCCTTGATTACCGTGCCGAAAATAATATACCTTACATAAAGGAACGTAGGGAGTACTATTTTGTGGAATGTAGGTAATGGTTAttgttaggatttaattaatcctATTAATCCCTATTTTTCCTAACCGGTTGCCTCGTGTCCCTTCGGACACACCCTTCAGTTCACATCTCTCTAGATTGTTGTCTCTCGTCTatactacttcctccgtctaggtgtataagagcaagtacaataatgtgacataagcaggctataaggactaGAATATTATATCTTTGCTTTGTTGgaggagagagaagatgagagagaaaaaaagcgggctcttggttagtagccgGCTCTAGCATGAGACCCAAGATGCTTTGTGAGgttgtaaggtgggccaactactAATAAAGTAGTGCACATATAAAACGTATTATTGTACATGCCGGCTACAAGGTTGGCTACATATAACATGGCAACTCCTTATAGCCGATTGTTGGCTGTATTGTTAACCATACtctaagtcatcttaggttgtgcatcgCGGTCAAggcggaggggaaaacgagagaacttaatatttttttgctagttaatagcatgcaaattaaccactgcatgtcatgtttgaaagtctcaactcattgaaagcatgcacaatcCACATCTCTTATTGATTGATATGTCATGAAACAAGAAACGATGAGAGAGTTAATGTATCTTGGCTAAGTGTTTTaagattatttggtttttgtaagatgacttatacacctagacggagagaGTACCACATTATCAACACGCTCCCGGCGGAGCGATTCTATCAGCGTACAACGAAAGAAAAGGGCCATGCCGAGACGGCGGTTACACACGCACAGAGGCGAGGGCTATTCCACGAACTCAATGGCCCTGGATCGCAGCGGACTCCGACGCCGCCGGCCAGGCCGCCGTGGCTGTAACACTCTTGACAGAAAAGAAATCCAAAGAAGAGCGCCATCAACTCAGAAGATCTTCAATTCCATCTTCCAGACATCCCGTTCTCACGCTGCAGGTGGGGGTGGGCATAAGTGGGACTGCCACAGCCCATCCCACTTAATCACCTTGGTGGGCACCCGTGGGACAACAAAATAATTAAGTGGACTATCCCGTTTAGCCCACTGTAAACCCACCTCGCCACCAACGTATCCTCGTGTACACTGTCTTCTCCAGAAAAAAGACAAACCACTGGCAACGTAGGGCATGGCTCGTTGCTGTGCGGCGATGCTGGCCGTGCAGATGATACTGCCCGAGCGGCGCGGCGCCATGGCGCAGGCCACGTGCTTGACCCCGGCCATGATGCCCGGTTGTTGATGGCGTCGAAATCCGCAAGGTCGAGCGCGCCCAGCTCGGGCCGCGCCAACGAGCCCATGATGCCGGTGTTGTTGAGCATGATGTCCAGCTTGCCGTGGCAGGCCACGTCAAGGTCGATCACCGCGGCGACCTGCGCCTCGTCGTTGACGTCGCAGCGGATGTACGACGCGGAGTCGGCGCAGAGCTCAGCCGTCCGGGCGCGGCCCAGATCGTCCTGGACGTCTGCGAGGACGACCTTGGCGCCGTTCCTGACAAACTCCGCCATTGTCGCCTTGCCGATGCCGCTAGCGGCGCCGGTGATCACGGCCACCTTCCTGGCCAACCTCTGGGAGCTCAAGGCAGTGGAGTAGCCGCATTGGCCGATGAGGCCAGCCACCACCGCGGCGCAGCACGACGACTCCCCCCCTGCAACACAGAGACATCAATATTAGCATGTAGAGCCAGTGATTGATCCATTAGCACAAACATTACTCAGTACGCAGAGCCTAGCTAGATCGATTTGATGCATCGTACCTGAGGATGACCTGCATCGCACGGAACATGTTGCTTGATCTCGTCCAGTCCTCTGCCTGCTTGGGCTATGTGCGAAGTGTGATTCAGTGAAGAGGAGCCATCATTTGTATGTTTGTTTAGTGGGATCCCACTTATGCCCAGATAATTCACCTAATATTTATTGGGTTGTTAGTTATCACCCACCAAACCTTGGTGGgaataagagcaactctagcaaaccCTGCATCCGGCGCGAATCCGCATAATTCCGGCGATTATACGGGCTCGGCCCATTATTCTGGCCAGACCAGGGCCCGCATCAGTGTCCGGCCTGTAAATATttttgccgcagcccgcaaacGCTACCCTCGAGCCAGTATAACTGCGGGTTTGCGGGGCAGATGCGGGTCGAAACTCTATCCCCCCGCAGCCGCGTTTGCCCCCAATTCCCCACCGCGCCGCTCGATTTGTCGCCGCCGGGGAGCCTTCGACCGCCATGGACGACTTGGGGGATGAGGCGGAGCGTCGCCGCCGCGCCAGATCCGATGGCGCGCGCAAGCTGGGGGCACGTCGGTGGCTCAACCGCGGTACCCGGCCGCCGCCGGCCTTCAACCGCCGCGAGCTCGAGGATTTCGATCTCGAgctcgcccgtcgccgccacgcctCCTCCGGCAACTGGTCCGTGGGGAGCTCATCCGGCAACTGGTCCGTGGGGAGCTCATCCGGCAACTGGTCCGTGGGGAGCTCATCCGGCCACTGGTCCGCGGGGTGCTCATCCGCGGGCGCATCGAGCTCGCGGCTCGTTCCGGTGAAGAGGGAGCCGGAGGAGGCCGTGCCCGATGCGCCGCCGTGCCGAGGCGTCATCGGGCCCGAGGACTACCTCCCCCGGGGCAGGAGGAGCTCCTTGAGCGGTCGGCGAGGGAGCAGGAGGAGATGGAAGAGCGCATCCGGCGCGAGCTCGAGTACGAGCGGCTCTTCTTCGAGACGGGCGTCACGGCATCGCAGGTGCACGCATCGAAGGAGGCTGACATGCGCGTGATGAAGGCGGAGCAGGCGAAGATCTACATCGACCTCGACTCCGACTCCTCCAACTCCGACTGATCGCCGCCGGTGGGCAGCTACCGCAGGAGCTCCGGTGAGCTCAATTTTGTTGTAGTGGTGCGGTAGCGTAGGCCCTGTCTAGCATTTCTGACCTTTAATATGTATGTATGTGGAGTGTACGAACTTATGCGAAGAAGAACCATCTATGcgagcgagctccggcgagctgctGATTAAATTTCTCGCACGAAACAACTTTTTTTAAATATTATGGGTTTGTTTACGGTTTCTATTCTGCCGCCGCTTTTTTTAACTTGCATAAGCGCCCCCGTGCAACCTGCAAACACAGTTTACAGTTCGGCAAAATGCGGAGTTTGCTTCTAAGTGGGTTGTGGTGGGATGTCCAAGTTCAGTCCCACTTGCAGCCTGGACCCATTCTATCCTCCCATGGAGCCGTTAGCCTTTAGAATACCAAGAACGAGGGAAGGATTAGGAACGAAATCAAAGATCGACAAGAAACAAGGTGCTTCCTTTCCGATTTCTTTCCCGCACACAGCAAATGCTACATGGaaggacaacgctaacgcccacacgtgtggtgggagccaaaACCGCCCACACGACTTATAACACACAGATTACGCCATGTCACTGCATGTATGCATgtgggaatctttttggattttcagtttataaaatgttttatctcttaaatgaaaaatctgattgaagatccgttttcaccattaaatccctcgcgacgagatctttcaAACTAGATCTCGTATCAATATATTTCGAAtttttttgggttaaaagttgccatgtctattgcacacgaattgccatgatatttacactgaagttgccatgatatgtttcaactattttcttctacatttaaaagtaaattttgacatattataaaacggagaattaagaaattagacttgccatgcaccataaactaaaattgtcatgatacatgcacttaaaattgccaagattcataaaaaaaatattttcatagtcaaagtactggaattgccatcattaaaaaactaaaattgccatgctctacaaactaaaattgccacatggcaactttagtttaagcactatggcaactacagtgtaaacatcatggcaacttttgggcaaaaaaaattttcgtcgaaacatatcaacatgtggtctagttttgaagatctcatcgagacggatttaatggtgaaaacggatttttaattcaattttttaattaggagataaaagatttttaagccgaaaaccaaaaagatttctgctgatgtcatctgttcatacgtggcaaaatgagtggtgatggaggcgcgTGGGTGATGtgcacgtgtgggcgttagtttttccgaCATGGAATCGTTCACTTCGGCTCTTACCTGGGATCGTCCTAGACGACGTCGGCTCTTCGCCAGACCACAACAGCCGACGGCGCTCGGTTTAGGCTGGTAGCGGCCTGCATCCTCGCATGCCACAGCGCGAGCGAGGCAACACCCTCCAGCGTGCAGCCAGGCGTCCAGCGCGTGCGCGCCGTACTCCGGCTCTGGCGCGGCCCGGCAGAGCGTTTTTGGCGACGCACTCCTCGGCGAGGGCGCTGCCGCACATCGAGTCGCATCGCGATGGCATCAGCTTCCTCTGGCCTTGGCCCCGTGCTAGACCGGGACACCGGAACCACCTGTTTCACAGACGCTCCGCGACGCGGTCGATGCCCGCACGGAGACGCGCGGAGGCACCCGAGGCCGCGGCTCCTGGACCGTCCTCCGCGGTGAAGCCCCCTGGCGCACGACGCGGCCACCGCATCTGACGCGGAGCGACTTCGTCCATGGCCTCGCCTCCCGAGGGAATTGTCGCGGCTTCCGGCCGGCGACGCCTGAAGCGTGCGCGCCGCGGCGGCTCGTCCCTCCGGCGTCGGTGACTTGCTCCATGCGCGTAAGCAAAGCAAGGCAAGGCGACGCAGTCTGGTGCGGCTCCTTCGGGCGCGCAC
Protein-coding regions in this window:
- the LOC123165157 gene encoding DCN1-like protein 4 isoform X1, producing MRRSSKKSSSSSAAAGEEQVNEKQNRKRKGVSTNLTSRKAQRVPTKAVSKEIERIDQLFYTYADGSSSMIDPEGIETLCSHLEVPHTDVRILMLAWKMGCEKQGYFTLDEWRTGMKALRADSISKLKKAFPELVQEVTRSSNFQDFYPYAFRYCLTEDKKKCIEIPVACELLNLVLSLQFRPQVEKLINYLKHQNEYKVINMDQWMGFLRFCNEINFPSLDNYDADQAWPLILDNFVEWLRASEN
- the LOC123169947 gene encoding short-chain dehydrogenase reductase 4 — protein: MAEFVRNGAKVVLADVQDDLGRARTAELCADSASYIRCDVNDEAQVAAVIDLDVACHGKLDIMLNNTGIMGSLARPELGALDLADFDAINNRASWPGSSTWPAPWRRAARAVSSARPASPHSNEPCPTLPVVCLFSGEDSVHEDTLVARWVYSGLNGIVHLIILLSHGCPPR
- the LOC123165157 gene encoding DCN1-like protein 4 isoform X2, encoding MRRSSKKSSSSSAAAVPTKAVSKEIERIDQLFYTYADGSSSMIDPEGIETLCSHLEVPHTDVRILMLAWKMGCEKQGYFTLDEWRTGMKALRADSISKLKKAFPELVQEVTRSSNFQDFYPYAFRYCLTEDKKKCIEIPVACELLNLVLSLQFRPQVEKLINYLKHQNEYKVINMDQWMGFLRFCNEINFPSLDNYDADQAWPLILDNFVEWLRASEN